The following are encoded in a window of Bacillota bacterium genomic DNA:
- a CDS encoding methyl-accepting chemotaxis protein, translated as MNIRQKILTGYLIVFVACVFTGGFALYNMHKMSATYTDLIENRVQLVHETQNLLLAFEYKALMMRTYFLTGLPEWKDEFLNQSARTIQALDELEGRITTDAERAVFMPLSQSVRGFDEQYVNPQLAVREDPTLTEAEKMAQIKEMTVQQRGTVRRVISQGQDFISLQQKLLNATVAESAAWVSLTTAFTAIMLSVSLFLGIGAAVYISRTIAEPLRRLEEATELVGTGDLRAGDTGVLSHDEVGRLARSFARMTGHFRRLVERVRRATDSVIKHSVELRAGAGEAAASAAATIEAVEQLSVRITGIVRSASAVEEKIRKVSTRAVEVEEAARKMRKQMDITSMVAERANSAVTQMIGRLDDIGKVVRFSTDLAVQAGSLAREVARESAYMYKPDGTSAGPAGAEAGESCAPCPPEPFLALASETEKRSQQTLASAAAISGLVDELRAAAQDVAGALAEERGFIVQNHGLAREVAESLPEVVSAVQVMSEHFREVSIFIMNVMQHMDAISEGVEKQSDLIADIGEVASTLDSAAHELQEAISALKI; from the coding sequence GTGAACATCAGACAGAAAATCCTGACCGGGTACCTCATCGTCTTTGTGGCCTGCGTATTTACCGGCGGTTTCGCACTGTACAACATGCACAAGATGAGCGCCACCTACACCGACCTGATTGAAAACCGTGTGCAACTCGTGCACGAGACCCAAAACCTCCTGCTGGCGTTCGAGTACAAGGCGCTGATGATGCGCACCTATTTCCTGACCGGGCTCCCGGAATGGAAAGACGAGTTTCTGAACCAGAGCGCCAGGACGATACAGGCCCTGGATGAGCTGGAGGGCCGAATCACCACGGATGCGGAGCGGGCCGTGTTCATGCCCTTGTCGCAGTCCGTGCGGGGCTTTGATGAACAGTACGTCAATCCCCAACTGGCGGTTCGTGAGGACCCAACCCTGACGGAAGCGGAGAAAATGGCACAAATCAAGGAAATGACCGTGCAGCAGCGGGGCACCGTCCGCCGGGTGATCTCCCAGGGCCAGGATTTCATCAGCCTCCAACAGAAGCTCTTGAACGCCACCGTGGCCGAAAGCGCCGCGTGGGTGTCCCTGACCACGGCCTTCACGGCGATAATGCTGAGTGTCTCTCTGTTCCTGGGTATAGGAGCGGCGGTGTACATCTCCCGGACCATTGCCGAACCGTTGCGGCGGCTGGAGGAAGCAACCGAGTTGGTTGGCACCGGTGACCTCAGGGCCGGCGACACCGGGGTCCTGTCCCACGACGAGGTCGGTCGGCTGGCCAGGTCCTTCGCCAGGATGACCGGGCATTTCCGCCGTCTCGTTGAGCGGGTGCGCCGGGCGACCGACAGCGTGATCAAACACTCCGTTGAACTGAGGGCCGGCGCCGGGGAAGCCGCTGCTTCGGCGGCCGCAACCATCGAAGCCGTTGAACAGTTGTCGGTGCGGATCACCGGCATCGTCCGGAGCGCCTCGGCGGTTGAGGAAAAGATCAGGAAGGTGTCGACACGGGCGGTCGAGGTGGAAGAGGCGGCCCGAAAAATGCGCAAGCAAATGGACATCACGAGTATGGTGGCCGAGCGGGCCAATTCGGCGGTGACGCAGATGATCGGGCGGCTCGACGACATCGGGAAGGTGGTGCGGTTCAGTACGGATTTGGCCGTCCAGGCCGGGAGCTTGGCCCGGGAGGTGGCCAGAGAATCCGCCTACATGTACAAACCGGACGGAACGAGCGCCGGGCCGGCTGGCGCGGAGGCCGGGGAGTCTTGCGCGCCTTGCCCGCCGGAACCCTTCCTGGCCCTGGCTTCCGAAACCGAAAAGCGTTCCCAGCAGACTCTGGCGTCGGCGGCCGCGATATCGGGGTTGGTTGACGAACTGCGGGCCGCGGCCCAGGATGTGGCCGGGGCGCTGGCGGAAGAGCGGGGATTTATCGTCCAGAACCACGGTCTGGCGCGGGAGGTAGCCGAGAGCTTGCCCGAAGTGGTTTCGGCGGTGCAGGTGATGTCGGAGCACTTCCGGGAAGTGAGTATTTTCATCATGAACGTGATGCAGCATATGGACGCCATCAGCGAGGGCGTGGAGAAACAGAGCGACCTGATCGCCGATATCGGGGAAGTGGCGTCCACCTTGGATTCCGCGGCTCACGAACTTCAGGAAGCCATCTCCGCGCTGAAGATATAG